From Balneola sp. MJW-20:
CTTTCTCCTTCCTGTTTTTGTAGCTCAGTTCAGCAGGAAAGCAAAAGGAGGAGGTGTCCTGACAAAAGTTTCTGCCATCTTAGAGCAGATCATTGAGGCTTACGAGAAAAGTTTAGCAGAAGCATTGAAAAAGCCGGTTCTGCTAAGCATTATGGCTTTGCTATTGCTGGTAATAGCTGCCGGTGCATTTATGTATGTGCCCAAAGGGATTCTTCCGGAGGATGAACCGGATACCGTTGAGTACCTGGTAACCCTGCCGGGAAACACGGCTTTGAGATCATCCAAAGAGTCAGCCCGTGAGATCAGCCAGCTGCTGAAGTCTCGTGTACAAACGGGTAATATTCTGATCCTTGGAGGATATACGGATAACACCAGTGTGGAGTCGATCACCAATGAGGGTCCGAATAAATTCAGAGTTACCGTGCCGGTAGCATCCTATGCGGAGGAAGAAAGAGTGGAGGCTGTATTCGATGAGCTTGGCAAGGTATATCAAAGCTGGGCTTTTCAGAAACTTTCGGAGAGTGGATTTGGCGGAGGAACGGCCGCAGTCGATTCTCCGGTAGAACTAAGTATCATTGGCACCGACCGTAGTTTCAGCGAGCGTATTGCTCAATCGCTGCAGCCTTACCTGCAGAAGAGCATAGACGGCATTACCTTAAATAAAAAATATCCCCAGACTCTCAGGGCCTATCAGGTCCGGTTCATCCCGGATAATCTGATCGGTTTTGATATCACCGAGGATCAGGTGATCGCCTATCTGGAATCTCTGACCCGGGGAACTTATATCTCTGACTGGAACCGGCAGGATGAACAGATCACGATCCGAATGATCGGGGAGCGGCAGGCGAATCTGGACCCAAGAGAGATCTCCGTTAACCTCAATAATAAGATCATTCCGATCAGTGCAATAGCCGATATCCGCATAGCTGAGGAAGCTGAGCAGCTGGAAAGAATAGGTCAGGCTGCAATACTTTCCTATAATACTAATCTGACCTTTTTCGACTGGTGGTGGAACAGTGCGGAGATCGAGAACCGGATCAACCGTTTCATGCAGGATTCAGGGTACGAGGTGGAAATACGAGGGTCGGCCCTTCAGGTAATAGACCTGCTGAAAGAACTGGGCCTGCTCCTGGGGATAAGCGTATTGCTTATCTATCTGATCCTGGCTATTCAGTACGAAAACCTTAAGTATCCATTTATCATTATACTCGCGATCCCTTTTGCATGGGTAGGTTCTCTTTTCGCACTTTTCATTGGAGGAGTAAGCCTTAATGCTTTGTCTTTTATGGGAATTCTGATACTGACCGGGATCGCAGTAAATGATTCCATACTTAAAGTAGATTTTATGCGTCGTTATTACGATGAATCAGGAGACCTGGACGAAGCGATCCGGCAGGCGGGCATTAACAGATTCCGGCCGGTGGTTATGACCAGTTTAACGACCATTTTAGGACTGATCCCGATGCTCATTCCATTCGGGGATGGGTATGCATTCCGGCAGTCTCTCGCTATTGCACTGATGGGTGGAATGGTGAGCAGTACCATACTAACCCTGTACCTGATACCTATGGTTTTCAAATGGGTGGAAGGCCGTAAACAGAGAAAAGAAACGAAGAAGAAAGATTATGCTGAAGCCTGAATCAAAAACGATCAAAGGAATACTGTTGCTGGTTTTACCTGCAGTACTCTTAATGACGGCCTGTAAATCCCAGGAAGAGGAAGCGGATCGTCCGGATACGGAGAGTGTTGAAATCCGCCCGGAAGTGGTATTTACCGAAGTGGATGGAGAGCCTCTCCGTTTTTATATAGAGAGCCGGGGGGTGGTGGAACCCATACGGCGGGCCAATATTACAACCCGTATTTCCGGTTTTGTGGAAGAGCATCAGATACAGGAAGGTGCCAGGGTTCAGAAGGGAGATACCTTGCTGAAATTCGTGGATGAGGAAGCAAAATATGATCTGCAGCAGGCTTATAATCAGTACCTTAAAGCAAAGAACGAGTTTGATGTACAGGTAAGAGGCCGGGAAGCCCTGAGTATTCAGAATTCAAAAGATCAGCAGGAACTGACCCGCATTAATACGGGGCTGGCAGAGGCAGAAGTCGCTTATGAAAGAGCACAGCTAAATTACAGTTACACTTCCGTGATCGCACCTTTCTCCGGGATCCTTTCATTAAGAGAACTCATGAATAACCGAAGCTATGTATCTGCAGGATCCTATATTGGCTCTGGACAGCAGCTGGGAACCCTGATAGATGCATCCGTGGTAAGAGTCCGGCTGGATGTACTGGAATCAGAGATCGATGTCCTGAGGCCCGGAATGATGGTAGATCTAAT
This genomic window contains:
- a CDS encoding efflux RND transporter periplasmic adaptor subunit; the protein is MLKPESKTIKGILLLVLPAVLLMTACKSQEEEADRPDTESVEIRPEVVFTEVDGEPLRFYIESRGVVEPIRRANITTRISGFVEEHQIQEGARVQKGDTLLKFVDEEAKYDLQQAYNQYLKAKNEFDVQVRGREALSIQNSKDQQELTRINTGLAEAEVAYERAQLNYSYTSVIAPFSGILSLRELMNNRSYVSAGSYIGSGQQLGTLIDASVVRVRLDVLESEIDVLRPGMMVDLIDPSGESFEGRIISVSPEVDPGTKTGQVLVEAQNSQGNLKTGMTVEGRVFVRSQQAKVRMPREALLERDGRTLVFKLNRDEVQWIYVTPVAMNTEFVLIDNEEIAPGDTLAVDQHFSISHQQKVVPLMAN
- a CDS encoding efflux RND transporter permease subunit, which codes for MLLKKPIASVILVLAVLIFGGITLDRLSIELLPDVARPSILVRTDYTGAPASDVELRVTEPLEGVLSSVRGVKEIEALSRQGQSLIFLTFEWGYNMDIAFLNVREKLDLARSQLPGEAERPQLVYSSASEDPIATIALRLSTVSNETFDNRLALKRWAEQVFTRRVEQQEGIAQALLVGEVEPEVQIRFQPRLLDRYGISIEDVRRQVNDANIVSSTGELRDGWYRYALKIESRLESVDELRQIPVVSLASGRVLTLEEIADVQLAEADPSAFALLDGEEVLNVLVKKEYGTNTVEVFKTLQNTLDEVREQNNDISIEVIREDASYIENSISNLLQTLLIGGALAFLVLFLFLDDVRSPFTIGVSIPVSIFLTFIVMYLFNIQLNIISLSGLTLGIGLLLDNAIVVLENISRYRQKGLGRFEAARKGTREIGLAVTASTFTTISVFLPLIFLGGFEGAFFRDLAATLSFSLLSSLLVALFLLPVFVAQFSRKAKGGGVLTKVSAILEQIIEAYEKSLAEALKKPVLLSIMALLLLVIAAGAFMYVPKGILPEDEPDTVEYLVTLPGNTALRSSKESAREISQLLKSRVQTGNILILGGYTDNTSVESITNEGPNKFRVTVPVASYAEEERVEAVFDELGKVYQSWAFQKLSESGFGGGTAAVDSPVELSIIGTDRSFSERIAQSLQPYLQKSIDGITLNKKYPQTLRAYQVRFIPDNLIGFDITEDQVIAYLESLTRGTYISDWNRQDEQITIRMIGERQANLDPREISVNLNNKIIPISAIADIRIAEEAEQLERIGQAAILSYNTNLTFFDWWWNSAEIENRINRFMQDSGYEVEIRGSALQVIDLLKELGLLLGISVLLIYLILAIQYENLKYPFIIILAIPFAWVGSLFALFIGGVSLNALSFMGILILTGIAVNDSILKVDFMRRYYDESGDLDEAIRQAGINRFRPVVMTSLTTILGLIPMLIPFGDGYAFRQSLAIALMGGMVSSTILTLYLIPMVFKWVEGRKQRKETKKKDYAEA